One Streptomyces sp. CNQ-509 DNA window includes the following coding sequences:
- a CDS encoding adenosylmethionine--8-amino-7-oxononanoate transaminase, producing the protein MPEPLPPRRLLDLDREHVWHPYGPMPGRQEPLVVDSAEGVRLRLAQPAWGVDELVDGMSSWWSAIHGYRHPALDAAARGQLERMSHVMFGGLTHEPAVRLAARLVEVTPEPLEHVFLSDSGSVSVEVAVKMCLQYWRSRGLPDKRRLMTWRGGYHGDTWQPMSVCDPDGGMHELWSGVLPRQLFAGVPPAGFDAPVDGAYERELRDLVARHADELAAVIVEPVVQGAGGMRFTAPGYLRVLREACDEHGVLLVFDEIATGFGRTGAFFAADHAGVTPDVMCVGKALTGGYLSMAATLCTPAIAEGISRGEVPVLAHGPTFMGNPLASAVALASLDLLADGGWRQDVKRIESGLREGLAEAAELPGVRDVRVVGAIGVVQLDHDVDMAAATRAAVGAGVWLRPFRDLIYTMPPYVTGDADLARICAAVRAAAAAG; encoded by the coding sequence ATGCCTGAGCCGTTGCCGCCGCGGCGGCTGCTCGACCTGGACCGCGAGCACGTCTGGCACCCCTACGGGCCCATGCCGGGGCGGCAGGAGCCGCTGGTCGTCGACTCCGCCGAGGGCGTACGCCTGCGTCTGGCACAGCCCGCCTGGGGCGTGGACGAGCTGGTCGACGGGATGTCGTCGTGGTGGTCCGCGATCCACGGCTACCGCCACCCGGCGCTCGACGCCGCCGCCCGCGGGCAGTTGGAGCGGATGAGCCACGTGATGTTCGGCGGGCTCACCCACGAGCCTGCGGTGCGGCTCGCGGCGCGGCTGGTGGAGGTGACGCCGGAGCCGCTGGAGCACGTGTTCCTCAGCGACTCGGGCTCGGTGTCGGTCGAGGTCGCGGTGAAGATGTGCCTGCAGTACTGGCGTTCGCGCGGGCTGCCGGACAAGCGCAGGCTGATGACCTGGCGCGGCGGCTACCACGGTGACACCTGGCAGCCGATGTCGGTCTGCGACCCGGACGGCGGCATGCACGAGCTGTGGTCCGGCGTGCTGCCGCGGCAGTTGTTCGCCGGAGTGCCGCCCGCGGGCTTCGACGCTCCGGTGGACGGTGCGTACGAGCGCGAGCTGCGGGACCTCGTCGCGCGGCACGCGGACGAGCTGGCCGCGGTGATCGTGGAGCCGGTCGTGCAGGGCGCGGGCGGGATGCGCTTCACCGCGCCCGGCTATCTGCGGGTGCTGCGCGAGGCGTGCGACGAACACGGCGTGCTGCTGGTGTTCGACGAGATCGCCACCGGCTTCGGCCGCACCGGCGCCTTCTTCGCCGCCGACCACGCGGGCGTCACCCCGGACGTGATGTGCGTCGGCAAGGCGCTGACCGGCGGCTACCTGTCGATGGCCGCCACGCTGTGCACCCCGGCGATCGCCGAGGGCATCTCGCGGGGCGAGGTTCCGGTGCTCGCCCACGGGCCGACGTTCATGGGCAACCCGCTGGCCTCCGCCGTCGCCCTGGCCTCGCTCGACCTGCTCGCCGACGGCGGCTGGCGGCAGGACGTCAAGCGCATCGAGAGCGGGCTGCGGGAGGGCCTGGCAGAGGCGGCGGAACTGCCGGGGGTACGGGACGTACGGGTGGTGGGCGCCATCGGCGTCGTCCAACTGGACCACGACGTGGACATGGCCGCCGCCACCCGGGCCGCGGTCGGGGCGGGGGTGTGGCTGCGCCCGTTCCGGGATCTGATCTACACCATGCCGCCGTACGTGACAGGGGACGCCGACCTCGCCCGGATCTGCGCCGCCGTGCGCGCCGCGGCGGCGGCCGGCTGA
- a CDS encoding class I SAM-dependent methyltransferase, whose protein sequence is MPSPTRAAQDAVYHPYFARFYARLSVAAEQHGGVAEVRKELLTGLSGRVVEIGAGNGLNFAHYPPAVSEVVAIEPERHLRRLAAEAALRADVRVDVLPGTAEELPVESGSCDAAVASLVLCSVADVPRSLGELRRVLRPGGELRFYEHGRAGGRVMRAVQRAADRTVWPLLLGGCHSGRDVLGELTAAGFTLGPYRRVRMPEKGPPTPASYHVLGTALRG, encoded by the coding sequence ATGCCCTCACCGACGCGCGCAGCGCAGGACGCCGTGTACCACCCGTACTTCGCGCGCTTCTACGCCCGCCTCAGCGTGGCCGCCGAGCAGCATGGCGGGGTCGCCGAGGTGCGCAAGGAACTGCTGACCGGCCTGTCGGGCCGGGTCGTCGAGATCGGCGCGGGCAACGGGCTGAACTTCGCGCACTACCCGCCCGCCGTCTCCGAGGTGGTCGCGATCGAGCCGGAGCGGCACCTGCGCCGGCTCGCCGCTGAGGCGGCGCTGCGCGCGGACGTACGGGTGGACGTGCTGCCGGGGACGGCGGAGGAGCTGCCGGTCGAGAGCGGGTCGTGCGACGCCGCCGTCGCGTCGCTGGTGCTCTGCTCGGTCGCGGACGTGCCGCGGTCGCTCGGCGAGCTGCGCCGGGTGCTGCGTCCCGGCGGCGAGCTGCGGTTCTACGAGCACGGGCGGGCCGGCGGACGGGTGATGCGGGCGGTGCAGCGGGCGGCGGACCGCACCGTGTGGCCGCTGCTGCTCGGCGGCTGCCACTCCGGCCGCGACGTGCTCGGCGAGCTGACCGCCGCCGGGTTCACGCTGGGCCCGTACCGGCGGGTGCGGATGCCGGAGAAAGGGCCGCCGACCCCGGCCTCGTACCACGTCCTGGGCACTGCGCTCCGCGGCTGA
- a CDS encoding ABC transporter permease, whose amino-acid sequence MLKATLRSFFAHKGRLLLSALAVLLSVAFVSGSLIFSDTVSRTFDRLFASTAADVAVSPKEAFEQNRGFGSGLVPTLPASVADEVAKVPGVQAVHLDVEVENLTVTDAENEPIGRSTGPPTIATNWYVSDRSPVELSDGREPAGAGEALLDKDTADRKNIGIGDTLNVLAQPGRFEVEVVGIAKFTTTNPGATVVYLDTAAAQRQLLDNPELRDGEAAGPALATSVSVDAAPGVSDGALKKRVKAALDGNYAVQTADEQAKSAAEELGTFLDIIKYVMLGFAGIAVLVGIFLIVNTFSMLIAQRTRELGLMRALGADRRQVRRSVLTEALLLGLAGSTLGLLSGIGLAVGLIETMGLLGMNLDAAEMVVSWVTPVFAYAVGVGVTFVAAYLPARRAARVSPMAALADLEIAEVGRPMRVRAALGSVLGVAGALSFSLCATADRTRDSAVWLVGGVVLTMLAVVAAGPLLVRPVIRVVGGWFPRIFGSVGALSQRNALRNPRRTGATAVALMVGLALVGGMSVAAASMTKSFDEEIDRTLGADFLVQSDSFGPFPREVTERVEEADGVGLVVRQRFAPLRVTLPDGEKTSTSAGAFDKELDQVSRLEYAQGSTGGALAPGHVGLQRQFARDHGIRMGSTLRVEFPNGKEAELTVGALTKQETSGGFGAAGGFFLGMETLEKYLPGGQEAVVFVNAASGTDVDKLRASLESGLEAFPQVKVRDQADFKELIREQIIVLLYLVFALLGLAIVIAVLGVVNTLALSVVERTREIGMLRAIGLSRRQTRRMIRLESVVIAVFGALLGLVLGLAWGAGVHEVLALEGMRAFAIDWTVQLAVVIGSVLVGLLAALLPALRASRLNVLAAIAHE is encoded by the coding sequence GTGCTCAAGGCGACTCTGCGCAGCTTCTTCGCGCACAAGGGGCGGCTGCTGCTGTCGGCGCTGGCCGTGCTGCTGTCGGTGGCGTTCGTCTCCGGCAGCCTCATCTTCTCCGACACCGTCAGCCGCACGTTCGACCGGCTCTTCGCCTCCACGGCCGCCGACGTCGCGGTCTCGCCGAAGGAGGCGTTCGAGCAGAACCGCGGGTTCGGCTCCGGGCTGGTGCCGACGCTGCCCGCGTCGGTCGCCGACGAGGTGGCGAAGGTGCCGGGGGTGCAGGCCGTCCACCTCGACGTCGAGGTGGAGAACCTCACCGTCACCGACGCGGAGAACGAGCCGATCGGCCGGTCCACGGGCCCTCCGACGATCGCCACCAACTGGTACGTGAGCGATCGCAGCCCGGTGGAGCTGTCCGACGGCCGCGAGCCGGCCGGAGCCGGCGAGGCGCTGCTCGACAAGGACACCGCCGACCGCAAGAACATCGGGATCGGCGACACGCTCAACGTGCTCGCGCAGCCCGGCAGGTTCGAGGTCGAGGTCGTCGGCATCGCGAAGTTCACCACCACCAACCCGGGCGCCACGGTGGTCTATCTCGACACGGCGGCCGCCCAGCGCCAGTTGCTCGACAACCCGGAACTGCGGGACGGGGAGGCCGCGGGCCCGGCGCTGGCCACGTCGGTCTCCGTGGACGCGGCGCCGGGGGTGTCGGACGGCGCGCTGAAGAAACGCGTCAAGGCGGCGCTCGACGGGAACTACGCCGTGCAGACCGCCGACGAGCAGGCGAAGTCGGCTGCGGAGGAGCTGGGCACGTTCCTCGACATCATCAAGTACGTGATGCTCGGCTTCGCCGGGATCGCCGTGCTGGTCGGCATCTTCCTGATCGTCAACACGTTCTCGATGCTCATCGCGCAGCGCACCCGGGAGCTGGGCCTCATGCGCGCGCTGGGCGCCGACCGGCGGCAGGTCCGCCGCTCGGTGCTCACCGAGGCGCTGCTGCTCGGTCTTGCGGGCTCCACGCTCGGGCTGCTCAGCGGCATCGGCCTGGCCGTCGGGCTCATCGAGACGATGGGCCTGCTGGGGATGAACCTGGACGCGGCCGAGATGGTCGTGAGCTGGGTCACGCCGGTCTTCGCGTACGCGGTGGGCGTGGGCGTCACGTTCGTCGCGGCGTATCTGCCGGCGCGGCGTGCGGCGCGGGTCTCCCCCATGGCGGCGCTCGCCGACCTGGAGATCGCCGAGGTCGGCCGGCCGATGCGGGTGCGGGCGGCGCTCGGCTCCGTGCTCGGGGTCGCCGGGGCGCTGTCGTTCTCCCTCTGCGCCACGGCGGACCGGACCCGGGACTCCGCGGTGTGGCTGGTGGGCGGCGTGGTGCTGACGATGCTCGCCGTGGTCGCGGCCGGGCCGCTGCTGGTGCGGCCGGTGATCCGGGTGGTGGGCGGCTGGTTCCCGCGGATCTTCGGCTCCGTCGGTGCGCTCAGCCAGCGCAACGCGCTGCGCAACCCGCGGCGCACCGGCGCGACGGCCGTGGCGCTGATGGTGGGCCTGGCCCTGGTCGGCGGCATGTCCGTGGCCGCCGCGTCGATGACGAAGTCCTTCGACGAGGAGATCGACCGGACCCTGGGCGCGGACTTCCTCGTGCAGAGCGACAGCTTCGGCCCGTTCCCCCGCGAGGTCACCGAGCGGGTCGAGGAGGCCGACGGCGTGGGCCTCGTCGTGCGCCAGCGGTTCGCGCCACTGCGGGTGACGCTCCCGGACGGCGAGAAGACCAGCACCAGCGCCGGCGCCTTCGACAAGGAGCTGGACCAGGTCAGCCGGCTGGAGTACGCGCAGGGGAGCACCGGCGGTGCGCTCGCGCCGGGGCACGTGGGCCTGCAGCGGCAGTTCGCCCGCGACCACGGCATACGCATGGGCAGCACGCTCCGGGTCGAGTTCCCCAACGGCAAGGAGGCAGAGCTGACGGTCGGGGCGCTCACCAAGCAGGAGACGAGCGGCGGGTTCGGCGCGGCGGGCGGCTTCTTCCTCGGCATGGAGACCCTGGAGAAGTACCTGCCCGGCGGGCAGGAGGCCGTCGTCTTCGTCAACGCCGCGAGCGGCACCGACGTCGACAAACTGCGCGCGTCGCTGGAGAGCGGGCTCGAAGCCTTCCCGCAGGTGAAGGTGCGCGACCAGGCGGACTTCAAGGAGCTGATCCGGGAGCAGATCATCGTGCTGCTCTATCTGGTCTTCGCGCTGCTGGGGCTGGCGATCGTCATCGCCGTGCTGGGCGTGGTGAACACGCTGGCGCTGTCGGTGGTGGAGCGGACCCGGGAGATAGGCATGCTGCGGGCCATCGGGCTGTCCAGACGCCAGACGCGCCGGATGATCCGGCTGGAGTCCGTCGTGATCGCCGTGTTCGGCGCGCTGCTCGGCCTGGTGCTGGGGCTGGCGTGGGGCGCCGGGGTGCACGAGGTGCTGGCGCTGGAGGGCATGCGTGCCTTCGCGATCGACTGGACGGTGCAGCTCGCCGTGGTGATCGGCTCGGTGCTGGTCGGTCTGCTGGCCGCGCTGCTGCCGGCGCTGCGCGCCTCCCGGCTCAACGTGCTGGCGGCCATCGCCCACGAATGA
- the bioD gene encoding dethiobiotin synthase yields MGSVLVVTGTSTGVGKTIVTAAVAAAALARGRSVAVLKPAQTGVAEGEPGDADEAARLVPGIRAVELARFPEPLAPATAARRAGLPPLTAADAAGMVEKLGHDHDLVLVEGAGGLLVRLDDAGGTLAEVARLVAAPVLVVAAAGLGTLNATELTTEALRRRGLACPGAVVGSWPAAPDLAARCNLADLPATARVPLLGAVPEGAGAYGPETFCAAAPGWLAPALGGHWDADGFRARQAPGGSGRGQSH; encoded by the coding sequence ATGGGCAGCGTGCTCGTGGTCACCGGCACCTCGACCGGCGTCGGCAAGACGATCGTCACCGCCGCCGTGGCCGCCGCGGCGCTGGCACGGGGCCGCTCGGTGGCCGTGCTCAAGCCGGCCCAGACCGGCGTGGCGGAAGGCGAGCCCGGGGACGCCGACGAGGCGGCGCGTCTCGTCCCGGGCATACGGGCCGTGGAGCTGGCCCGCTTCCCCGAGCCGCTGGCCCCGGCGACGGCCGCCCGGCGCGCGGGGCTGCCGCCGCTGACGGCGGCGGACGCGGCGGGGATGGTGGAGAAGCTGGGGCACGACCACGACCTGGTGCTGGTGGAGGGTGCGGGCGGGCTGCTGGTGCGGCTGGACGACGCGGGCGGCACGCTGGCCGAGGTGGCGCGCCTGGTGGCGGCGCCGGTGCTGGTCGTGGCCGCCGCCGGGCTCGGCACGCTGAACGCCACCGAGCTGACCACGGAGGCGCTGCGCCGCCGCGGTCTCGCGTGCCCGGGCGCGGTGGTCGGCAGTTGGCCGGCGGCGCCGGACCTGGCGGCCCGGTGCAACCTGGCGGACCTGCCGGCCACGGCGCGGGTGCCGCTGCTGGGCGCGGTCCCCGAGGGCGCCGGCGCGTACGGCCCGGAGACCTTCTGCGCCGCCGCCCCGGGGTGGCTGGCCCCCGCGCTCGGCGGGCACTGGGACGCGGACGGCTTCCGCGCCCGGCAGGCCCCGGGCGGGTCCGGAAGGGGACAATCGCACTGA
- a CDS encoding ABC transporter ATP-binding protein, whose translation MSTPAALDRREAERPAGVAARAGGLTKTYGSGETAVVALDAVDVEIHRARFTAVMGPSGSGKSTLMHCLAGLDTVTSGRIWLGDEEITGLGERELTRLRRDRIGFMFQSFNLLPTLNALENITLPMDIAGRKPDPGWLDRVIDTLGLRDRLDHRPSQLSGGQQQRVACARALASRPELIFADEPTGNLDSRSGFEVLGFLREAVDQLAQTVVMVTHDPGAAAHSDLVLFLADGRIVDQMPQPTSEAVLERMKRFDGTRKS comes from the coding sequence TTGTCCACACCGGCGGCACTCGACAGACGCGAAGCGGAACGGCCCGCCGGGGTCGCGGCCCGCGCCGGCGGGCTGACGAAGACGTACGGCAGCGGCGAGACGGCGGTCGTGGCGCTGGACGCGGTGGACGTGGAGATCCACCGTGCCCGCTTCACCGCGGTCATGGGCCCGTCCGGCTCCGGCAAGTCCACGCTGATGCACTGCCTCGCCGGGCTCGACACGGTGACCTCCGGGCGGATCTGGCTGGGCGACGAGGAGATCACGGGCCTGGGCGAGCGGGAGCTGACGCGGCTGCGCCGCGACCGGATCGGCTTCATGTTCCAGTCGTTCAACCTGCTGCCCACGCTGAACGCCCTGGAGAACATCACGCTGCCGATGGACATCGCGGGCCGCAAGCCCGACCCCGGATGGCTGGACCGGGTGATCGACACCCTCGGCCTGCGCGACCGGCTCGACCACCGGCCCTCGCAGCTCTCCGGCGGCCAGCAGCAGCGGGTGGCGTGCGCGCGGGCGCTGGCCTCCCGGCCCGAGCTGATCTTCGCCGACGAGCCGACCGGCAACCTCGACTCGCGCTCCGGCTTCGAAGTGCTGGGCTTCCTGCGGGAGGCGGTGGACCAGTTGGCGCAGACCGTGGTGATGGTGACCCACGACCCGGGCGCCGCCGCCCACTCCGACCTGGTGCTCTTCCTGGCCGACGGCCGGATCGTGGACCAGATGCCGCAGCCGACGTCCGAGGCGGTACTGGAGCGCATGAAACGCTTCGACGGCACCAGGAAGAGCTGA
- a CDS encoding GNAT family N-acetyltransferase, producing MDDLHIRAAEPADVPAVLAFWKTAAEGTSVSDDEAGVAGLLERDPGALLLAERGGELAGTVIAGFDGWRCHLYRLAVHPGHRRRGVGTALLAAAEQRFAAFGGRRADAMVLNRNERAHHAWHAGGYVRQEQWSRWVKPLAAG from the coding sequence ATGGACGATCTCCACATCCGGGCCGCGGAGCCCGCGGACGTGCCGGCGGTGCTCGCGTTCTGGAAGACGGCGGCGGAGGGCACGTCCGTCAGCGACGACGAGGCGGGCGTCGCCGGGCTGCTGGAGCGCGACCCGGGCGCGCTGCTGCTGGCAGAGCGCGGCGGAGAGCTGGCGGGCACCGTCATCGCCGGGTTCGACGGCTGGCGCTGCCACCTGTACCGGCTCGCCGTGCACCCCGGCCACCGGCGCCGCGGCGTCGGCACGGCGCTGCTGGCCGCGGCGGAGCAGCGGTTCGCCGCCTTCGGCGGCCGGCGCGCGGACGCGATGGTGCTGAACCGCAACGAGCGGGCGCACCACGCCTGGCACGCCGGGGGCTATGTCCGCCAGGAGCAGTGGAGCCGCTGGGTGAAGCCGCTGGCCGCCGGCTGA